CTCGAAGAACCCCTGTCTCGTGAGTCGCGTCGTCTCGGCCGCGAGGCGGTCGGTGGCTTCGGCCACGGTCTCGGCGTCGCCGCCGGCCCCGGCAGCGAGCGCACGGTAGTAGTCGATGTCGAGTGCGCCTCGCTCATCGAGGTCGGGGAGCGTCGCGTGTTCGACCGCCCGCAGGAGTTGTCGAGCCAGCCCCGGAACGGCCTGCTTTGCGCCGGCGAGCGTCGCTGCACGCAGCGCGAAGTACCGCTCGGCCACGACGTTCGTGCCGGCGTCGGCCGCGCCGGCGTGGAGGTTGCTCGCCGCGTCGAACCGCCGGCGCGCGCCGTCGGAGTCGGCCTCGATGGCGAGGAGTCCTGCGGCGACCTTCTCGCCGAGTGCAGCCGTCGTCGCACGGTACGGCCCGACGTTCTCGGGAACGCCGCGGGCAAGTTTGTCCGTCCGGTCGGCGAACGTCTCGCGTTCCTCGGCCAGCCAGCCGTCGAGTCGCTGCATACGCGACGTAGGTGCGACGGCGGGATACTACTCCGGCCGAACCGGTTCGGCTCAAAACCGCTCGTAGATGTCCTCGCGAAAGAGGTCGAGTTCGGTGACCGCCGCGGGCGAGGATTGTGAGAGGACGTACGCCACCGCGTCGGCCACGTCCTCGACGGCGAGTTCGGCGTCGGGGTCGAGTCGGTCACTGTTCGGCTGGTCGCGGAACTCTGCACCGAACTCAGTCGGTACGCCTGAGGGGTTGACGACGCCGACCTGTACGCCCTCGGGGCCGACGCGGCCGGCGAGACTCGCGGCGAAGCCGCGGAGCCACCACTTCGAAGCCGCGTAAATCGGGGTGGCCGTGCTCGGATACTTTCCCTTGTAGCTCCCGAGGAAGACGACCGCACCCGACCGCTCGCGAATCGCCGGCAGCGCGGCCCGAACCGTGTAGAAGGCTCCCTTCACGTTCACGTCCGTCACCTGTTCGAACTGGTCGAGGGAGAGCTCCGACAGTGGCACGTCCGGCTGTTCGCCCGTGCCGGCGTTGACGACGACGCCGTCGAGGCGGCCGAACCGGTCGAGCGTCGCGTCGACGAGACTCGCGACGGCCGCGGGGTCGGTCACGTCCGTCGGAACGGCGAGTGCATCCGTCGGCAGGTCCTCGCGCACGCGGTCGAGTCGACTCTCGCTTCGGGCGGCGAGGACGACCCGGTAGCCGTCGGCTGCCAGTCGACGGGCAGTCGCGGCCCCGATCCCCGAACTCGCCCCCGTGACGAGAACGACCTCGGCCATCAGTGCAGTTCCGTGATGCGCTCCTCGTCGGGCGCGGCTTCGGCGGCGTCGAGACCGGCGATAGCATCGAGG
This portion of the Halosegnis longus genome encodes:
- a CDS encoding SDR family oxidoreductase, translated to MAEVVLVTGASSGIGAATARRLAADGYRVVLAARSESRLDRVREDLPTDALAVPTDVTDPAAVASLVDATLDRFGRLDGVVVNAGTGEQPDVPLSELSLDQFEQVTDVNVKGAFYTVRAALPAIRERSGAVVFLGSYKGKYPSTATPIYAASKWWLRGFAASLAGRVGPEGVQVGVVNPSGVPTEFGAEFRDQPNSDRLDPDAELAVEDVADAVAYVLSQSSPAAVTELDLFREDIYERF